The sequence below is a genomic window from Dromaius novaehollandiae isolate bDroNov1 chromosome 7, bDroNov1.hap1, whole genome shotgun sequence.
TTTTTCCACCTTTATTATTGATACATGTTCTCCATGGCAAGTTATAGATTCACATGCATAACAGATTCTCCACatataaaatactttaatataatTATTAACATTGTATGCAGTATAGATCCCAGTTTGAATTAACTTGTTTGCTTTACTCTAGTTCCAGATGCTTTTTTCCCCTAGCCTTAAATATACTTTGTAAAAGTCTATGAGTAAGAAATATGATAAAATTTAAAACTATTTCAACTTTGAAGTTAATGAAATACTTGTGCTAAGGGAAAATGGCCCACACCATTTTATAATGGCATTTCATATCCAGTATTATATATTAGCTACCAAATTCCAATCTTGAATCTGATCATTAAAGTCCAAGGGCATTCAGGGCTCATAATCCAGGCTAGCAAGATAAACTTACAAACTGCATGTTCAGGTTTTGGTTTCAAACCCTCTCAAGGTGTGCAGGTGTTCCAATTACGAGTTATTCTTGTCATTTATCCGTCCTTAAAATTTGTGGTAGCCATAGTTGGCAGCCTTAACATCTTTCACCTGTTCACACTAGATGATACTACCTGTTTAACAAGATTAAGTTCAGCTTAGTTTGCTCAAGTTTTAAATTTCTACTTCAGGTGTTAACCTACAAGGAGATTATGAGAAGTTCTTTGCCATACACACCTATTTGGTATACTGACTTATGCCTTCATACAGTTTTCTAGGCAAGGACTGGGAAGATATAAAGGTCATTACTAAGCGTAAACACATATGGGGAAGGTTATAGCAAAAATAAGTCAAAAAGGATAAAGCATCTTACTAATATTGGATCTTAAGTTTTTTGTGGTATGACAGAAATTAGTTTTACATGAACACTATTCTTAGGGATTCAGCTCCTGGAAAAGGCTCAGGCAAAATACTTTTCTAATCCTATTCCCTATAAAGCAAGAGAAGATGAAGATGGAAAGGCACAGCTGTAGACCCTGCTGTCACGGATTGCTGTACAATCATAAAATTTCTGTTACAATCCTAAACCATTACACATCAAATAGAGAAAACGAAGGTTGAGATTGCTTTTTTAGTAGTTCATTTGACCCCAAAAGCTCCAATTTCCTAGAGGTAATTTGGATCTTACTCATGCTTCTGCTTGTCTTGGAAGTGGATTTTGTAGAAGAGCTGGTTGAAATtttcttatttgattttttttcctgcaaaaacgATCTTTTTCCAAAACTGGGAGTTTCCAAAGAGAGTTTTTGCTTTTCCAAATGTTGATCTTTTAGAATTTCAGGCTTTCCATTTATCcttctttgctccttttttgttttcttttcttttaatccttTTTTGTCTCCCAGTCTATAAACTTGACTTGTGACacttttcatagattttttttcattctgccaTCCTTTATCTTCTTCCAGCTCCTTTAGATTTGGAGGCATTGGAGAATGACAGAAAGAAGCTGTCCAAAAATAATCCCAAAGATTAACTATTTATTGTGTAAAGgattaaaagaaagagagaaacacaaaatcagggaattaaaaaaagactttttcttgaaaataaaaagaaacaaatagatCCGAACAGCATCATTTGCTCACCACGTGGAAACAGCTCCAAATTTGtatgtttttcacttttttaaatcagttctttTCCTTAGTCCTTTTCCTGTTTCCCACCAAGATGCTATATAGGGATAAATTGCCAGTACCCCCTCTCCATCTCACTGTGGAGATCGTAGAGCCTGTTTCTTTCACATGACATGCGTACATGAAGTTTCTTAAGGACACGTGCAgtataataaaaaaagttttattaagaataaaaatctctttttcaaagaaagcagTGATGGTGCCTGACATTTCCCAAAGCTTATTTAGATAGGCTTTGTTACCATGAATATAAATCATTTATCTCTCCAGAGtacaatatatgtattttaaactaCCTTGGTCAGACTTTCTTCATTTGTCCTTTATCCAGCAGCATCTCAAAGTGAACCTCaagtttcttccttctttagAAACTCTTTGTTCCTTGAAATTCCTTCTCAGCTGGTGGTAGGTTCCTTTGGACTTTCCACTATTGCATAGGATCTTACATCTAGCATTTCTCATAGGCAGTAGTAGTTAGCTATTTTCACCAATAGTTTTTAAAGCCATTTATGGTGAAATCAGTGTATTTGTGGATGTACAGAGGGTATTTTTGCCTTAGGGGGAGGTTAAGTAGTCTGGAAAAGGTCATCTGGTAGAGCAATGGGAGAGAATGTGGTGTTAACCCAAAGGCCAGGGTGCCAGCGTCGATCTCTGCATAGGAGCTGGTTATCTAGCCAGGCTACCTGGTGCTACACTGAATCCCCACTTCTTTCAGTGCTTTCCTCTTTGCTTAAGGTCATGACTAACAATTTGCACCTTTTCTCTACAACACTTCCATGTATATAAGCGTTTGCTCAGGAAAACCCTGTTCTTGAAATACCAGCTCATCTCACTTTCATGCCTGACAATCCCTGTTCGCCCTTATCAAATTAACCTTTTGTCTACCAGATAAACGAGCTATGGATCTTTCACCATAGCATCCTCCGACGAGTATTTGTTTTCTCCATGAATTACAGGGACATTCAGAATCAATGCGCCACTCTGCTTCCACACAGCTGAACTGTGCCTGCCAAAACAGCCCGGTTGGATTCCCAGTGGGTCATTTATGGTCAGAGTTTTGTTGGAGTTCACGAGGAGCCTGAAGGAATGATCGTTTCATTCACATTGAGGGCTCCAAGCAATTTGAGGAAGGTCAAGTAACCCCTAAACCCACTGGGGAAGTGGTAAAGGTTTCGCGTCAAACCACAAGAGGAAGATAATTGCAGCGCCGAGCCTGTGAATGCTCTGGCCTTATGGACTGGGTTGCATTTGTGCTGTGAAACGTGAATAGGAGAGATTGTGCCTCCTAGTTTAGGGACTGATCCTGCAGGCCTGAACTGATTTAAAGAACAGCTGCAGGCTTGGAAGTAATATATTTCGCTTTTGGTAGAGGAATTCAGAATTTAATTAAATAAGAGGAGCCCTAAGGTGTGAGGTGCAAAGATGTATTGATACTATAGATATGAAAAACGCAAGTGCATAGACCTGAGGTTCTGGGTCATGGTAAAGTCCCTGTTGCTGGAACTCTCCCAGTTTTTGTTCCCCTCCTATTTTGGGTCGTGTTGTGGGAGAGCATGCATGCACATTGCACTCTCCCAGTGTGGCGCTAAATTTGACGGTAAATCTTAGGATTAATTGATATTATCAGGCTACGCTAGCCCTAACTAAAGGGGAATGTGCAATACGTTGACAGTGCTTCATGGCCGTGCCCCAAGGATTGGCACTGGAGGTAGTCTTCGTTTTCCCCATGGAAAGTTTATCATAAAGGAAACTGTAGAAAAACATTCTCTCTGTAGCAGCGCTGCAGAGATCTACTCTCAAGCGAACGTTGCTACATTTTCATCACCTACAAGCAGACATCTTGAACGCGTTGTTAGCACCTCGTGTACGAGTCAGTGGGTCAGGAAGTGTGCCAGTTAGCACAGAAATCTAGAGCAAAACACAGCTTAGGACAGGGCTGGAGTGGATGTCTCATGGCTGAGCACAGGACCATCGTGAGAGCTCAGGGAGGCTGAGAGGTGAGGAAATGCCGGTTTCCTGTTGTCCATGTTTAAGTAGCTGGAAACTCCTGCTTGCCAGAATTTCTATGCCACAGATAACTTGTACCTGGAGTAGAAATGGAAAATCAGTTATGTGCAGCCCACATATGTCTGAATCAGTCCAACTTCTACTTCTGCTCTGTATCCAAACTGCTGCTGGCTACTGTGCAGGGGCTTAGGTAGTAAGGAAGTTCCTCACTGTTTGTGGATATTTGCCCTTAGCCAGTAAACCTGAGCAAAACCAGCCAATCCCTTCCCCAGAGAGGTTTGGGGTACCCTGCATTATCTCAAGAATCTGAATGGAATAGAGTTGTACATCCCTTCCTCATGCATAAGATCATTTCTTTGCACTGATGTGAAGCAGTTTCATTTCTAGGAACTAGTCCACCATTCTGAGTCAAAAGCTCCCTggagattttgcttttttgtttcctctttctgcTACATGGCAGCATAAACTACATTAACAAGCTCTTGCAATAATCCCACCCACCTAGAATCGATGGGAGACACAGCAGGCAGCCCTTTCCCACCCGGAGAAAGCCTTGCAACAGATACAGGTAGAGGTACAAGGGCAATTAGACTTAACACAACCTCAGATTCTTGGTTTTCTAGCTGCGTTCACTGCTGCCATGGGCATGTATTCGCTGTTGTACTCATGGGAGTTGGATTCACACTGCTGATTCTGCAAACAGAGAGAAAATGCCATGAATTCAATTTGTGGTCGCCAACCTCGCCCACTCCTGCCTTTGTTCTTTAAATGAGGCGGTTAATCTGACTGTTTTCAATGGGGATAATAAAGTCAGAATAGACAGGCATTCACGTACAAAACTTGCAATAGGACAAACTGAAAATGAGAAGCAGACACTGTCCAACCAAAACAGCTAACGTCCAtggtctcttttctttcctgagccAACTGGTTTTTATTTAAGTGGTTTTGCTCCAGAACAGAGCTGGAATTGCTCCACTGATGATTTATTTTCCCCTCTTGAAGAAAACAATCAGGTGAATTGCTTACCAAAGTATTTTTGCTGACCTGCgcagcttttctcctctttcctttgatTCCCAGTCTTTAAATCGATAAACAATTCTGTCTTAGAAATATTAAATCTGAGCTGCTGTCATCAATGACTGAATTCCAGTAGTAAATTAACAACTCAGTCTCTTTGTCAAAACACATATCACATGCCTGTCCCACCCTCTAAATCTCATTAAATCAAGTGCCCCATCCATGACCCTTGGAAGGAGGGTTCTGTACAATCTCATAGACTTGCTTACCTTGTTCCTTAAGCAACAGGCTACTACACAGCAGACACTGGAAATCATGGCAAATACTATCAGTCCAATAATTATCCATGACAGGAATCCTGATGAAATGCAGTCTTCCTTATCTGGAGGTGGGGAGGCAAAGAAAGTCATTGCTGAGAAttagcactttctttttttttttcctaaagatgaCTTTCcaattatttctcctcttctcttcttatTAATGAAATGGCAGAAGTGGGCTGTGGAGAAAGATCTTCCCGAGGTAAAGAGCTGTCTCGGGAAAATGTACTCAGCAGGAAGTAGAACAGAGCAGTTTTCCAGGAGGAGAGGTGAAAGCTGACACAGGGTGAAAGTGTTGTCTGAAAAGAAACCAAGCGAGGCTTGAGAGCGTGGTGGCATCTCAGCCTTGAAGATCTGAGCAAGGCATAAGCTTACATTCAGTGAGCAGCACAGGAGATTTAAAGGGCAATGTGGTCAAAAGAAGGGAGGACTTTGAAAGTCATGTTTTGATAGAAAGGCAAGTTGAGGGACACAAGATTGATCTTGCCCACATCTGGAAAAATGATGATATAGCACAAAGGAACTTGCGATAGGTATGAGCATCTGGCTGCTAGGACAAATGGGAATGGACAGCTTTGGGAAACACTGCAGGCAAAAAGGATGACGTGACTTGATTCTTAGATCAACGCATTTTATGTTCAGAGGGGACTGACGGACAAGGTGACCCAACCACATAATTTTAGCCTTAGCGTTTAAGCTTCTATCTTTGCTTAGTCCTGGTGTTGAGAGAAGGGAGaggacagaaagagaaggacAACAAAAGGGACAGCATTGCTATTGATCTATATGGAGAACAAAGAAGGGGTGTGAGCAAAAAGACTATTCACTTTTTTGGCTTAATATACCAAAAAGCCACTGAGTGGAAGTCAATTCAAAATTAATGTCTGTGCAGCAGCTCTTCTGGAGTTACTCCAAGCCCTTCTCAGTAGAAGGGCAAAGATCCTCCACAGCTGTGGATCCCTTCTGCTCCAGGAAGGCTGTGAGGCTGAAGGCCTGCTTCGCAGAGGCAAACTCCTTCTGCTCCCTCACTCCAGTGCCCCATCACAGAGCTCCACGTACCACTGATAGCACCGATATTTGATAGCTAATCTTTTATCCTAGACACTCGCAGATAACTCTTAGAATGGATTTTGTTCCCCTGCTAGAAGTAAGTTAACATTTGCCTTCAGTGGCTTGGCAAAGGGCTGTGAGAATATTTCTTCTGCAGGCAGAGGTGGGACTGCAGTAATCCAGAAGATGTAGTCTAGCTAGCTTGGGTGCCACGAACGATATGCGGATCTCAGCCTGGGTTGCAAAGCCTGCCCCAGACGATGAAGAGTTATGGGGAGGCCATGCTGAGCTCACTGCCAACACAGCTCCACTGCTACCAGCCCCCTGCTAAGTAGGGTTAAGCTCTCTTGGAAACACCTGTGAGAACGGTAGTCACATTTTTCACTGCAGCATAGCTATGCCCAGGGTCTGCTTATCAGTAAAACTGAAAGGAGGGCAGAAGAAAAGTAAACTTACCTTGGATGTACAAATAGGTTTCATTCAGCCTGCAATCTATGTAGGGAGGGGGTAAAAACGTCTCCAGGCAGCAGGTGTAGATGTCGGTGTGCTGTCTTTCCAGGTTTTTGAGAATGAAAGTGGTGCTGCTGTTTGAATGCTCTGCATGACAGTAGCTGACGTTACTCTCGGGAATAGCTTTCTCTTTGCTCACATGGAGTGCGCAGATCTGCTTCTTTTCATGCCCTTTAAAAAGGATCATGCTGAACTCACTCACATTTTTGGGGTTGTGGAATATGAGCTTGAAGTCTCCACTCCTAAATTCCACCATCACCTGGGGGTCAGAGACATGAGGCTGATCTGAAGACATGAAAGTAAAAAGTAAAGTCACTCACATGGCAATGAAGAGAATCCCTAAAATGAGAGGAAACTCGTTCAAACAAACCAAGTGAACCATGTGATTGAAACTTAAGGCGTGTAGCTCCTCTGGAGAGTCCGGCTTTGGAGAGCAGCCTGCACAAGGAGATACCAGTGCACCATTCTGGTCATGAACAGCATTCAGATGCTGAAGCTGTGGGGAAAACGTCTCGTGAAGAGAGACgttactgagaaaataaattatgtgAGATAAGACCAGACCTGATTTCTACTAGAAGGCTGGACAGGACACCGCTGGCTTTGGATCAGCCAGCTGTTTGATAGTGTTCAGAGGCCCCCTTGGACCAAGCATTGTACACACGTATAATCCCTGCCCCAGATTGCTTGTCCACTTCATAGATAACGCAAGGTGGGGCAAGGTGATGATAATTATCTCTGGTTTAGAGGTTGATAATCTGAAGCGTAAAGATGTAGCTGAAAATAGGATTTGAACCCAGAACTCCTGTACAAATGCCTCAACCAAAagatctctctctcctttctagAGTAGATACTGATTAGAGGCATGCCAAAAAGTTGAAACCTAATTATTTAAATGGCTATATCACCTTTATCACTAACATCATGGGAAGAGTAGAGGAGAAGTGTCATTGTGTGCATGCATTCACAGGCCATCCAAGAGTCACATTTGGCCTTCCCAGAAACATTGACAGAAAAACTCTCAGATGTTGTGCTAGTCTCTCATTCTGCAAAATGTTCCCATTTTGATTTtcttggaggagaaaaagaaagtaaagtgaCTGAAAAAATGTAAGTGTCAAAGTATGCTGTAAAAGAATGACGGTTTTCTTCTTCAGGGGCAGTATTTCTGATGCAGAAGTCGTTTACAGCCATAAACCAAATTATGCAAAAgtaattagtttttaaaatgtgtcTTACCTATATTTTTGCATAATCGCGATGAGCAGGTGTCAGctcctgaaaaatacaaaattgtttcctgtttaaaatccagggagagagatggagggagaggggccgggccggggaacGTTAAGCTGGTGCAGTGATTTTCTGACATTAATGCTTGTGGCAAGAGCCTATCTGATCCTGCCTGCGTGCTACCCTATCAAATCATATGACGTGATAAAACCACAAATTATAGAAATCAatgtagaaagaaagaaaatgaattgaGCAATAGTTAATATCGATCACGTGTAGCATATACAAATTCTTAAAACACCTCTGAAAAGTAggtatttctatttcatttttattcatacttcatttctatttcttttttcatttccatttatatttcatttctatttcataAATGGAAAGTGAGATGAAAGTAAATTTTTCCAAAGATATAGAAGAAATCTGCACCCAAATTAAAAAACATCATCTTGTTTCCTCATGGATGCGGAGCCCACAGTGAGCCAGCAGTGTACGTGGTTTCCCGACGGAAATGCCCACTGCGCCCTCTGTTCTTCCCGTCCCTCCccgctcctcagccctgcagtgAATGGTCTGGCACGAAAACATCTTTCTTGTGACACATCCAGAACGAGTGATGGAAGATGCTGCGGGATATACAGCAAGAAAATGTTCGGGCAGTTCAtgcagttctgtttcttttccatggGCAAGTTCTTCTCTTCATGACTACCAAACTGCATTCAATCCTGTGCCATAGCCAGCCCCCGTGATAGGAGTCTGGCACGCTTTAAATCTGCTCTGGGATTTTTCTGAGCtgataccaccaccaccacccactACAGCAATGCTAAGGAGGGAATTTTATGAAGTTAAGGAAATAGGGGGCAGATAGTGAAGAACATACCCCGTCATACTCCTGGGTTAGCCTAGACGCAGACAGCGTGGTCCCTGACGGTGCCAGGTATTGCACTAATGGCACAGCAGCACTAATCCTCTCCCCGGGCACCTGTAATCCCTGCAGCGCAGCGTGTTTGAGCACAGGTACAGGACATAATTCTGCTTGTGCCTTTGCGGGCGCTGACCTGCAAAGCCTTCCTTAGCCTTCCTTTCTGGACTCAGGCAATCCTTTAGTGTCCATGCTTTTTCCTGCACCTCAATTACCATCACTGACAAGGGCATTGCAACGAATAATACtggtttaatatatttttagtgcAGTGCATAAGCTAATGGACTTCTGGAAGAGTCTTTGTGGTGCTCGGTTGGAAAGCAGTACAAGCTCTTATCCCATTTTGATTGATTCATCCTCTTCATGGTTATCTTACTCCTCCCGGTCTACTGTGCGCTGTGGGCAGCCTTATCTGCTGTAGTGACAGGGCTAATATCTGTACTTCTTTCCGGAGCATTGCTTAAGTGCGTGACAGCAGATGAGGTATTTGGCACCTTGCACCCGCCGGTGTGAAGATATGACAGACAAAACACACAACTCGCCAGCCAGGGGGAAATAAAGCTCCAGACTCGGGGAAGGCACAGATACGGAGAGTGCGAGCCCTCCTGATGGTGTCTAGCCTGAGAAGCGGAAAGCAAGGGTCAGGAGGGAAAACAGCTCTTGATGGCTCGCACGTGGCAGGGGGAGAGCAAACAGCTGTTGGGGGAGCAGCCGCTGCAGCAAAGGCCTGTTACAAAGCTGTGTCACTGCATGGCCTGCGGTTTGGTAACGTGTACCTTTAAAAAGGCACATTATTTCGGGAGGGAAGCAAAAGGCAAGTGTAGTGATGCAAGAGAGGCTTCGCCAGTGGCACCCCGTCCCTCCGGCATCCCCCCAGGCAGCGGGGACCACGCTGCTCTCCGCGCTTGCAGCTTTGAATTTCGTTGCTCTGATTGTCTCTCAGAGCGGTTTAATTTTGCCGCTAGCTAATGAAATCACCCTTTCATTCCGGGCGGCTTAAAATCTGTGTCAGAGATCACTGTTTTAATCCTTgtttctgatggaaaagggcagagagaggTCACCAAGCGCTTATAGTCTGCGTGGCCCTGCGGCAAGCTGAAAGATTGTTTTGTGTCCTCTCAGGCCCACAAGTTTAAGCACCTATTTTCACCCCGCGTTGCTGCCTGCTGCTGATCCCGGTCTGCTCCCAGGCCAGGCCAGAGGACCCTGAGCAGGGCTACCTAACCTAGGCCCATCTGTGGGGTCAGCAGCTAAGACACACTCAGAATAAATGTGCATTTAGGGGCATGGGAGCTGGGAAACCAAGGTTTAAACAGCCAGTTATCCTGAGAGAGATGTACTCACAGAACAGCCCTACTACTGCCACAAAAATACGTGCATGAAAGGCTACGGCATGTTAGTGCTGCAACCGAGCAGAAGAAGCTCTGTAATTTGGTAGTAAAAATGCTTGGCTTTGGCCATAGGGTTCTTCTGGCAGGACAACACAGCGGCATTTTTACTAAATGTGTAATGAAAGTGGACACAGTTTTTAAGTTGCTATAGCTTTGCCCTTTCAAGGCACTCCGCAAGACGGTGCCTTCAGCTCGGCGTCATTAGTTGCATGCCCAAAGCTAGCGGGGGTCATTAGTTGCATGCCCAAAGCTAGCGTGCGCCGGCCTTGCCAGGACCAAGGCTTGGCGGAGGGGAGCAGCGCTTCTGGGCAGAGCAAGCAACGGCCAGAGTGACTCCGTGAAGCCACCTATAGCATGGGCTGTTTCTGTGCTGTAAGACGCGTTGTAAAATATGGAAACTATTACAAC
It includes:
- the ICOS gene encoding inducible T-cell costimulator isoform X2 — translated: MVEFRSGDFKLIFHNPKNVSEFSMILFKGHEKKQICALHVSKEKAIPESNVSYCHAEHSNSSTTFILKNLERQHTDIYTCCLETFLPPPYIDCRLNETYLYIQDKEDCISSGFLSWIIIGLIVFAMISSVCCVVACCLRNKNQQCESNSHEYNSEYMPMAAVNAARKPRI
- the ICOS gene encoding inducible T-cell costimulator isoform X1 — translated: MKLVAATLCLLCFQIEALNGADTCSSRLCKNIDQPHVSDPQVMVEFRSGDFKLIFHNPKNVSEFSMILFKGHEKKQICALHVSKEKAIPESNVSYCHAEHSNSSTTFILKNLERQHTDIYTCCLETFLPPPYIDCRLNETYLYIQDKEDCISSGFLSWIIIGLIVFAMISSVCCVVACCLRNKNQQCESNSHEYNSEYMPMAAVNAARKPRI